TGCAACACAATCCCCTTACAAGGGAAGCTCTTGCTGCAATCGAATTTTATCGCAACATCCGAAGCACTTGTTCCACTAATGTTCTTGTACACCACATTTTCCACTTGCACTGCTGATCTCTGTGATCATTGAATCAATAGATAATTATTAATCAAGAGCCTAATCAAGTGATGAAGTTGGTGTAATTAATCTTCTGGTAGTTTGATTAATTACCTGTTCTTTGCAAGGTTTCTTTCTGTTGTCGCAGTAGTTTTGGTCGATAATTATCGGGTTGGAAACATTGTGCATTTCAATGTTCTCAAATGTGATGTTGCTTGCACTTCCGGATCCTCCCTGAATATAACATTGTTGGTTGTTCCATGGTTTTTCGTACTCAAACTCATTCAGTACTTATAATTAAGTTAATTTGAAACTCTATATACCTGCCATGTCTTAATCCTAAccccatttgtggttccagaAAGTATAGCTCCATTCACTGTAATTTCTGAAACATAAGCTTTTGAATTTCCAGATCCCAAGCTTCCAATACTGAGGTCACCATGAAAAATTTGGACAAGCATTACTATTCAAGTACATAGATAACATCATGAAAATATCCTCTTGCCAGTCAGGGCTGTCATATGTTACGTTTTTAGACTGTCAATCTGAATTCAACCCGAAAATTTACTCAGAAAATAGGGGTTCAAAATTATACCTGATTCCATGACCTGGTCCACAGGTAATGTTCGTGGCTTGCACCTTTTCGCATCCATTTACAATTGAAAGACAATCATCACCTTAGTTAACAATATggtatatatctatatgttAGGATGATTGAAGGGTTGCAGTaattagaaaattttatttttgtttggtttaaTGTGAAGTGCACCTGTGGCTATAACAGAGTTTGTGATGAGTATGTTTTGCGTATCTGTGACATGAATTCCATCAGTATTGGGGCTTTTCTCTGGTGCAATTATTGAGAGATTGGAAGCTTGAACGTTCATGCACTTCTGGAAAGACAAATGAATTTGTTGCGCATCTTGTATGTTCATGTTATTCACCCTCAAATTCTTGCACTTCTGAAAGATGAGTGCCTGCAgccaaaatatttataatgaGTCAAAGTAACCCATAAAAATATTTAGGACCTTGTTATCCTATAATCTcaataatttctttaaaataatttcctgaaaaatctcaattttttttagtacaagcgatagtctaaactagagGAGAGGGAgatttcacacacacacatacacacaatTATGATGTCATAGGGATTCGAACCTGAGACTTCTAATCTGCAAGTCAATGCCCTTTTCCACTAGGTTAGACCCGTTGACTcaataatttctttaaaataacagtTTGTTTGTAAATATATGTGTGGGGCTAGGAAATGAACATACATACCGTTGGTGCGTCCTTGCAGGGCTGCAAATCAATATTGGATTGGAACACATTAAGTCagcatatattttattaaaccAAGTATAAGTATCTGAAAACAGCATTTAAATTATACTAATATACCTTAGATTTATTGATTTTGCATGAGTTTTGCCACCATTGTTCCCCATTGCCGTTGATGATTCCACCACCTTCAACCAATAAATTTCGGACGGTGTCAAAGACAAGCCAGTGTCTACCATCTTGGCTGAAGTCCAGTCGATTATCAGAAGCTTTTAAGGTTCCAagaatctgaaaattttcccataatctttatttttgttcacacAAGAATAGTTTAGAGTATATTAATTCAAGCATAGTTAGCTAGCTATAGCCTTCCTTTCTATAGCTCACCTGAACCGTAACTTCAGATTTGCAAGGGCCTGAAAATCGAATTGGTTTAAGGTGATAGATCTTCTCAGGCACCACCAGAACAGCTTCATCATTAGATGAACAAGCTACCTTCCAAGCCTTCGCAAACGCCTGAAAGAACTATATAATTAAGCATACAACACCaagatatataaaagaaataaactgTAAAATACAAGTTGTCACTACAATAGTGTAAAGATTTCAGAGGGACAGACTAGCGGCCCACTATTATCAAACTATTGATAACTGAACCACATGTATAATCCGGCATGTGTGAGGTTTTATATGGAAGGCATCGATGTAGTAAACCACTCATTATATGTTGTCTTTATTTTGCCAACTTTTACATCTGAAACTTGACATTCttgaacaaataataatactacACATCAGAAAGCAAAATACAAGATATAGTACCCTCGTGGAAGCCACAAAATAACCACCACTTTGGTTTAAGAAGAATATCACCTCTGTGTCATCAGTTTCTCCATCACCCACAGCTCCAAAATCATTGACATTTACCGACGCTGAAGTGCCATCCACTTTATCGAAGCTCTTCAAACTTAGGACATCTGAACTTTGCTTGATCAAGTCTTTGGAGAAGTTACCGCCATCATCGATCATGTCGAAGTATGAAGGATAAGCTTGGGAACCGAATTGAGATGCTTCCTCAACATACTTGTTCAGTGGGATGTCTTGTAAACTGCAGGAAACAAAAGAGAGGATGATGAAAAAGAATGGGATTAAATCAATTTCTTGAGGAGACATCGTTTTCTTCTATTATATAAGAAGCATGCAAAATGGATGTTCATGGGATATTTGAGCTAAAATTTATGGATTGGTGAGAAGAATGGGATGGTGAGATTCGATATTTATAGAGACAGACTGAGAAGCCCTCATTACTTGTTGGTGCCCCATCAACTTCTTGATGCGTCACATGAAAATGTGATTTAATCTCTTGGTCATTACATGTCATTCCTTTCTATAATACCCACACAATTAGTATTATCATTTAAAAAGACTGTATGCATAGACAATGTATATGATTATGTTATGTTCTTTTCCCAATTATCTCGCATAGTGCGTTGTTGGATTGTTAATCTAAGTACACGTGTCAACAAGAATTCACCTACTCAATAATCCGAATAGTTTGGCAACAAACTTAGTAACTCTAGAGGAAGAACACGTTGttctaataataatttttttttttatgtatacaCTAAGTACGTAGCGTTCTCTAACCTCCTGTTTTATCGTTTGATTCTATATAGCTACCATTATTGGTAAGATTATATCACTTGAGTGGTAATCGGAAAACACACTATGTTTGTCTGTTTATGGCCCACAAATAAGTCGCTAACTGGTTTCCTACTTTGCTATTGTCTTGCAGTGAAAATCCTTCAATATAGTGAGATTATATACTCCAATGTGGACTTAAAGTTATGTCTGTTATTCCGCGGCTACATAtagaaatttctttttacataCAATCTAacatattatgttatcaaaTTGTTAATAGGAGAAATTTATAGTGTGACCTAAGGGGTGGAGATGATGGGTTGTGtcaccatttttatttttaggatTGAAGGATGCAACACAGTTACAAATGGAAGCGCTTTGATTCAGTTCAGAAGTGCTTCTTGGTCGTAGAAGCGCTTTTTGAAGAAGCACCTGCTATGTGCTTATTCAAGAAGCACACACAAGTGCATTTCTAAGAAGCACTTGAATTCCTTATGAAAATTCaacatatttataataaaagcgcTTTTATAAAAAGTGCTTATGATCAGAAGTGCCAACTAGAAAAGCAATCTCAAAAAAGCCTTATATTGTTTGGAATATCACAATGTCatgatttttattcttttggaGTGAGAAATTAGGAGGAAACTTCATGATGCAATGCGAAGAATTCCATAGCGTGCAAACATCTCTCTCTAGTTGTTTGTAATGATTAATAATTTGACTAgcatatataataaatggCGTGTTCCAATCATACTAAAACATCGGAAGTATTCATCCATATCATGT
Above is a genomic segment from Prunus dulcis chromosome 7, ALMONDv2, whole genome shotgun sequence containing:
- the LOC117634971 gene encoding polygalacturonase-like — translated: MSPQEIDLIPFFFIILSFVSCSLQDIPLNKYVEEASQFGSQAYPSYFDMIDDGGNFSKDLIKQSSDVLSLKSFDKVDGTSASVNVNDFGAVGDGETDDTEAFAKAWKVACSSNDEAVLVVPEKIYHLKPIRFSGPCKSEVTVQILGTLKASDNRLDFSQDGRHWLVFDTVRNLLVEGGGIINGNGEQWWQNSCKINKSKPCKDAPTALIFQKCKNLRVNNMNIQDAQQIHLSFQKCMNVQASNLSIIAPEKSPNTDGIHVTDTQNILITNSVIATGDDCLSIVNGCEKVQATNITCGPGHGISIGSLGSGNSKAYVSEITVNGAILSGTTNGVRIKTWQGGSGSASNITFENIEMHNVSNPIIIDQNYCDNRKKPCKEQRSAVQVENVVYKNISGTSASDVAIKFDCSKSFPCKGIVLQGINLQREGGKAAKASCNHVNVNSIGDVSPLCHYS